A region from the Sorex araneus isolate mSorAra2 chromosome 6, mSorAra2.pri, whole genome shotgun sequence genome encodes:
- the LOC129405573 gene encoding interferon-induced very large GTPase 1-like, producing the protein MPGESALGKSFNMSQSSSLSDLQESQKKSSEEKKKQAEQILKELRDMLTEGRQGQEEAVRRKEEELRQAMEIPIEIWPSLEKSLKEVIENMLKQLNSTEQTLPQTQNLPAKELVSLASGGLALQGIYKTPFQSDLLERREELLSVPKEFSLFGPEQGTRMETKEFTSSQEESIFTQKIEKLGFSASTIGKGSGWGCSLEAGMDHSQHSESTETKQLHSEHSYFCSTKFMYVPLVSCQFPHDQLQLSKAALQELKCIENLLSHLAGPDRVHVLRGRTENFFQRFGSHANEGPLHLGGIYWWKAVSQGFQSEELMKVKQQSGEMLNAYIRGSYGGFGMTAAAGGDVSSSHSDASSQNTVSKNLKTRVQLSITQTGGPLETNSLIQWKSGLIASNQTWCVIDRGLQLVPIWEIILSNHKNDFTDNFQVATCLIENYNHLTGLTAQIQAGEDLLSAQKEAREFLETVKSWEVSDPEEQLKQLIDFMQLLSRREKGYSCWISMCLADWSLQNFLVNTVNLCKNSSTNNNQFIKSQLRSLLDPHIYSVKNFPQKHSIMKWLFQSESEQEDINITQFSELIKVLKKTQSGLMEEEAKSKSPEEVEEAQRQATYKVSVSLGCILNHLQETQQPETQLLLLSIAVCVGYNVVNNTFQHLLGSEELSFVLNEMQVAHNKHQELQNICNYRAQAFLVLTGLTATFAVTAVSPEEKSQRLALIREYIGHVLTAEVAHVLNNFVMYDWENLEKDLRLLINGDCAATMSSVNMDDVRKDLQSLLYEKKPSNETDNTDKYVFEVHKNRILLELLQRLGLTDKFPQKMTRADFHLIYKMSVHNNKPSIEQELPFHFLQKLLMLDYGLRYLVCDNDQEIESQISSGTLNHGNETFDPFEDDFEDSENAISATIPRSNIHPMDIQMSILHCADDFARQYILGKLSICQFALPLLVPNPCNSQIEFYLWSLSQIRRSWQERKKSPNENNNFNNQQMCKVPTSIVTFIRIGNGFSASKSQIMNCLLSQRKHDIFFHRHCKGSSKDCLLMGGVVEICWFCPAGQEEDRFDSCLTVANLHGNAKEYQQQLTFLQEVSSVLVILMATSDDNEENRNCVRHLCQSSKPFILLYDDKENMAKISGQRVKIGIKNRNQAELAKELTTTIKNLLNYSHSPHSLEDCALIARKQGFFIDEDQRDCKEAKEKAGFLLSLLEEIEITQIKERLLPLQGQLWHDWCKRDKELYHLTEKGNQSIEQHKSETETEKQKIRQKQLQNAFPLNRLMKEFLKFLGLSETHTRLYFLQWLTVFLDKLTAPYLETLNAKKKSLWSEVQTEKHKSSKSNVRKYLENDVKAISQKINDCSLGIEHILREVGQIYEVLEESSFFKTMETLYISLPQIAAELMISGVPIELMDGEASYVPLKWVATVFDKVIEKLGDKRLFVLSTLGIQSSGKSTLLNALFGLQFTVSAGRCTQGAYMQLLKVEETFAEELGFDYLLVVDTEGLRAPELSNKSQHHDNELATFVIGLANLTLINIFGENPSEMQDILQITVQAFLRIKKVKISPSCLFVHQNVGEVTAKDQTMEGRRRFEQRLDEMAAAAAEQEQCSDITCFSDVIKFDVSTQVHYFAHLWDGNPPMAPPNPRYSHNVQELKYQILKTAKEQSRRSIMKISDVKMRVQDLWRALLSENFIFSFRNTQEVLAMSKLETIYNCWNWDLRRHILGLHDQLMNQIQNGKLQTLGESMLESLVSKHYDDIKQKMEKYFKGDPDSEILIQWKGSFENKLRLLKDALISDVQKKVKEMVTFKRNQEKLGSKLSTYEKEIVKKSQQLALTVKGRELSTEELYLKFDQLWKTWIYDVTSKQHPIKKPNIDKDSEDILLHYFNKENNIVEIIKNYCGESFQIQYDKHVQMKKKYFNMKTLKLEAQDEESISMTTARIVSRFNETLDRVQKQHHDYNSYYFHEILRVIDEEVKSVSTHERYTFKTEYKIDLALSLFKKASKTFKEIHRAFKEANDPVNYLERKKNEFFMSFKISCEGATNIKTSVDFLWSKLIPAVSTTLWRRVVRQMVGHIRGTCPEFNANRSNLEKHILISLAEEENFDSYWKYLHDPRSFIKSFIVSQVQKYYSGEGSEKMKSSLKQNLDDIKEIIRSAIYDSIEIAKDKNSNETASEWLNLFCDSLGSDFAFPRKDLISIEHQEIKDLAFLKDAMSGALDPAMEDVEQKCLSTNKENVLSEISDILSELLCGCWEQCPFCGAICTNTIPTHDGDHSAPFHRPEALTGRRWHETDHFSIYFCTTSVASDCYFYVDDKREFPYKSYRDAGGVYATWSITPDSSTQPHWKWFVCHFRSKLEEKYKLKFEGLGQIPDTWHSITKQNVLDDLRKQ; encoded by the coding sequence ATGCCAGGAGAAAGTGCTCTGGGGAAGTCATTTAACATGTCTCAGTCAAGTAGCCTTTCAGATTTACAGGAATCTCAGAAAAAATCttcagaggaaaagaagaagcagGCAGAGCAGATACTAAAGGAGTTAAGAGACATGCTGACTGAAGGGAGGCAAGGACAGGAAGAGGCAGtaaggagaaaagaggaagaactgAGGCAAGCAATGGAGATCCCCATTGAGATTTGGCCATCCCTGGAAAAATCACTTAAAGAAGTCATAGAAAACATGCTGAAACAACTCAACTCCACAGAGCAGACactgccccaaacccaaaacctccCAGCTAAAGAGTTGGTGAGCTTGGCGTCTGGAGGGCTGGCCCTGCAGGGAATTTATAAAACTCCCTTCCAAAGTGACCTGctagaaaggagagaggagcTACTCAGTGTCCCCAAAGAATTCTCACTCTTTGGGCCTGAGCAGGGCACACGTATGGAAACAAAGGAATTTACATCTTCCCAAGAAGAATCCATCTTcacacagaaaatagaaaagctgGGATTCAGTGCCTCTACCATAGGCAAAGGCAGTGGCTGGGGATGTAGTTTGGAAGCTGGAATGGATCACAGCCAACATTCAGAATCCACGGAAACCAAGCAGTTGCATTCTGAGCACTCTTATTTCTGCTCCACCAAGTTCATGTATGTCCCACTGGTCTCCTGCCAATTTCCCCATGATCAACTCCAGCTCTCCAAGGCAGCTCTTCAGGAATTGAAGTGCATTGAAAACCTTCTCAGTCACCTGGCAGGCCCAGACAGAGTCCATGTTCTGAGGGGCAGGACTGAAAATTTCTTCCAGAGGTTTGGATCTCATGCAAATGAAGGTCCTCTACACCTGGGAGGAATCTACTGGTGGAAGGCCGTTTCGCAGGGTTTCCAAAGTGAGGAGCTGATGAAAGTAAAACAGCAGTCAGGAGAAATGCTAAATGCCTACATAAGAGGCAGCTACGGTGGCTTTGGCATGACTGCTGCTGCAGGAGGAGATGTGTCATCCTCTCATTCTGACGCATCCTCTCAGAATACAGTCTCCAAAAACCTCAAAACAAGGGTACAATTATCTATAACCCAGACAGGTGGCCCACTAGAAACAAATAGCCTTATTCAGTGGAAATCTGGCCTCATTGCCAGTAATCAGACCTGGTGTGTCATTGACAGGGGGCTTCAATTGGTACCCATTTGGGAAATCATTCTGTCCAaccataaaaatgattttacgGATAATTTTCAGGTAGCTACGTGCCTGATAGAGAACTATAACCACTTGACTGGACTTACTGCCCAGATCCAAGCAGGAGAAGATTTGCTGAGTGCTCAAAAGGAGGCTAGGGAGTTCCTAGAGACTGTGAAATCCTGGGAGGTATCTGACCCAGAAGAGCAACTTAAGCAACTGATAGATTTCATGCAACTGTTGTCTAGAAGAGAGAAAGGATACAGCTGCTGGATTAGCATGTGCCTTGCAGATTGGAGTCTGCAGAATTTTCTGGTAAATACTGTCAATTTGTGCAAAAATTCTTCCACTAACAACAATCAATTCATTAAGTCTCAGTTGCGCAGCCTACTGGATCCTCATATCTACAGTGTGAAAAACTTTCCCCAGAAACATTCCATAATGAAGTGGCTCTTCCAATCAGAATCAGAACAAGAGGATATCAATATCACTCAATTTTCTGAGTTAATAAAAGtactaaaaaaaacccaaagtggtCTCATGGAAGAAGAAGCCAAATCAAAGTCCCCAGAAGAAGTGGAGGAAGCTCAAAGACAGGCCACTTATAAAGTCAGTGTGTCCCTTGGCTGCATCTTGAATCACCTCCAAGAAACACAGCAGCCAGAAACACAGCTCTTGCTGCTTTCCATTGCAGTTTGTGTAGGATATAATGTGGTTAACAATACTTTTCAGCATCTTCTGGGGAGTGAGGAATTATCTTTTGTACTGAATGAAATGCAAGTTGCCCATAATAAACACCAGGAGCTCCAAAATATTTGCAACTACAGGGCTCAGGCTTTCCTGGTGCTTACAGGTTTGACAGCTACTTTTGCAGTCACAGCTGTTTCTCCAGAAGAGAAATCACAACGGTTGGCACTGATTAGAGAGTACATTGGACATGTGTTGACTGCAGAAGTTGCCCATGTCCTTAACAACTTTGTGATGTATGattgggaaaacctagagaaagaCTTGagattgcttataaatggagacTGTGCTGCCACCATGTCTTCAGTGAATATGGATGATGTGAGGAAAGACTTACAGAGTCTCCTCTATGAAAAGAAGCCATCCAATGAAACAGATAACACTGACAAGTATGTGTTCGAGGTCCACAAAAATAGAATTCTTCTAGAATTACTCCAGCGTCTAGGCCTAACAGATAAGTTTCCCCAAAAGATGACCAGGGCTGATTTCCATTTGATCTACAAGATGTCTGTGCACAATAACAAACCCAGCATTGAACAGGAACTCCCCTTTCATTTTTTGCAGAAGTTACTAATGCTAGATTATGGACTGAGATACCTGGTTTGTGACAATGACCAAGAAATAGAGAGTCAAATCTCTTCAGGCACATTAAATCATGGTAATGAGACTTTTGATCCCTTTGAAGATGATTTTGAAGACAGTGAAAATGCCATTTCAGCAACCATTCCCAGATCCAATATCCACCCAATGGACATTCAGATGTCAATTCTTCACTGTGCAGATGATTTTGCCAGACAGTATATTTTGGGAAAACTTTCCATTTGTCAATTTGCCCTCCCCCTTCTTGTGCCCAATCCCTGCAATTCTCAAATTGAATTTTATCTTTGGTCTCTCAGTCAAATTAGGAGAAGCtggcaggaaagaaaaaaatcaccaaatgagAACAACAATTTCAATAATCAGCAGATGTGCAAAGTTCCTACTTCCATTGTAACTTTTATTAGAATTGGAAATGGCTTTTCTGCTTCCAAATCTCAGATCATGAACTGCCTTCTCAGTCAACGGAAACATGATATCTTTTTTCACAGACATTGCAAAGGGAGCAGCAAGGACTGTCTCTTGATGGGGGGTGTGGTAGAAATCTGCTGGTTCTGTCCTGCAGGGCAAGAAGAGGACAGGTTTGACAGTTGCTTGACCGTTGCCAATCTTCATGGAAATGCAAAAGAATATCAGCAGCAGCTCACATTCCTACAAGAAGTCTCTTCTGTCCTTGTGATTCTTATGGCAACTTCTGATGACAATGAAGAAAACCGAAACTGTGTTCGTCACCTGTGTCAGTCATCAAAACCTTTCATCTTGTTATAtgatgataaagaaaatatggccaAGATTTCTGGCCAAAGAGTGAAAATTGGTATCAAAAATAGAAACCAAGCAGAATTAGCAAAGGAACTCACAACTACTATTAAAAACTTGTTAAACTACTCTCACTCCCCTCACAGTTTAGAAGACTGTGCCCTTATTGCTCGTAAACAAGGATTCTTTATTGATGAAGACCAGAGAGACTGCAAAGAAGCCAAAGAAAAGGCAGGGTTTTTATTGAGCCTTCTAGAAGAAATCGAAATAACTCAGATTAAGGAACGTTTACTACCCCTTCAGGGACAACTGTGGCATGATTGGTGCAAAAGAGACAAAGAACTCTATCATCTGACAGAAAAGGGGAATCAAAGCATTGAACAACAcaagagtgagacagagacagagaaacaaaaaattaggCAGAAACAATTGCAAAATGCCTTCCCACTCAACCGTTTAATGAAAGAATTCCTTAAATTTCTAGGACTTTCAGAAACTCACACCAGATTATACTTCTTGCAATGGCTGACTGTGTTTTTGGACAAACTAACTGCACCATACCTGGAAACCCTTAATGCAAAGAAAAAGAGCTTGTGGTCTGAAGTACAAACGGAAAAGCATAAGTCTTCCAAGAGTAATGTCCGGAAATACTTAGAAAATGATGTCAAAGCAATCTCCCAAAAGATTAATGACTGTAGCTTGGGAATTGAGCATATTCTCAGGGAAGTTGGTCAAATCTATGAAGTTCTAGAAGAGAGTTCCTTCTTCAAAACTATGGAGACACTTTACATCTCCCTGCCACAGATCGCTGCAGAGTTGATGATATCTGGGGTTCCCATTGAGTTGATGGATGGGGAAGCTTCCTACGTGCCTTTAAAGTGGGTGGCAACTGTTTTCGATAAGGTCATTGAGAAACTTGGAGACAAAAGGCTATTTGTTCTCTCTACCCTAGGTATACAGAGTTCAGGAAAATCTACCCTCCTCAATGCTCTTTTTGGCCTACAGTTCACTGTCAGTGCTGGGAGGTGCACCCAGGGAGCTTACATGCAACTCCTAAAGGTGGAGGAGACATTTGCAGAAGAACTCGGATTTGATTATTTACTTGTCGTGGACACAGAAGGACTTCGGGCCCCAGAACTAAGCAACAAATCCCAACATCATGACAACGAGTTGGCGACTTTTGTCATTGGACTTGCCAACTTGACTCTGATCAATATTTTTGGGGAAAACCCATCAGAAATGCAAGATATTCTACAAATAACTGTGCAAGCTTTTCTGAggataaaaaaagtgaaaatctcTCCAAGTTGTCTATTTGTTCATCAAAATGTAGGGGAAGTTACAGCCAAAGATCAAACCATGGAAGGACGAAGGAGGTTTGAGCAGAGACTAGATGAAATGGCAGCTGCAGCAGCTGAACAAGAGCAGTGTTCGGATATCACCTGCTTTAGTGATGTCATTAAGTTTGATGTCAGCACTCAAGTCCACTATTTTGCCCATCTCTGGGATGGCAATCCCCCAATGGCCCCTCCTAATCCTCGCTACAGTCACAATGTTCAGGAACTCAAGTATCAGATTCTCAAAACCGCCAAAGAGCAATCCAGGAGAAGCATCATGAAGATATCAGATGTAAAAATGAGAGTTCAAGATCTGTGGAGAGCCCTGTTGAGTGAGAACTTTATTTTCAGCTTTAGGAACACCCAAGAAGTCCTGGCCATGAGCAAACTGGAAACCATATATAACTGCTGGAATTGGGACTTAAGGCGACATATACTAGGCTTGCATGACCAGCTCATGAACCAGATTCAGAATGGAAAATTACAGACTCTTGGAGAAAGTATGCTTGAGTCTCTAGTTTCAAAACATTATGATGACAtcaagcagaaaatggaaaaatattttaagggtgATCCAGACAGTGAAATTCTGATTCAGTGGAAAGGAAGCTTTGAAAATAAGCTAAGACTTTTGAAAGATGCCCTCATTTCAGATGtccaaaaaaaagtcaaagaaatggtcacttttaaaagaaatcaagaaaagttGGGTAGCAAATTGTCAACTTATGAAaaggaaatagtgaaaaaaagTCAACAGTTGGCCTTGACTGTCAAGGGCCGAGAGTTAAGTACTGAagaactgtatttaaaatttgatCAGCTTTGGAAAACCTGGATCTATGATGTAACATCAAAGCAGCATCCTATTAAAAAGCCTAATATTGATAAGGATTCTGAAGATATCCTTCTTCATTACTTCAACAAAGAGAATAACATAGTGGAGATCATTAAGAATTATTGTGGAGAAAGTTTTCAAATCCAATATGACAAGCATGtccaaatgaagaagaaatatttcaatatGAAGACTCTGAAATTAGAGGCCCAAGATGAAGAATCCATAAGTATGACTACTGCACGCATAGTCTCAAGATTTAATGAAACTCTTGACAGAGTTCAGAAGCAGCACCATGACTACAATTCCTATTATTTCCATGAAATTCTGAGAGTAATAGATGAGGAGGTGAAATCTGTATCCACCCACGAAAGATACACTTTTAAAACTGAATATAAAATTGATTTGGCtttgagtttatttaaaaaagccTCAAAGACTTTTAAGGAGATACACAGGGCATTCAAAGAAGCAAATGATCCTGTAAACtatctggaaagaaagaaaaatgagttctTTATGAGTTTTAAGATATCTTGCGAAGGAGCAACCAACATCAAAACGTCTGTTGATTTTCTGTGGAGCAAACTCATTCCTGCTGTCTCTACAACCTTGTGGAGAAGAGTGGTTCGTCAGATGGTTGGGCACATTCGAGGAACCTGCCCTGAATTCAATGCTAACAGGTCTAACCTGGAGAAACATATCCTCATCTCTCTGGCAGAAGAAGAAAACTTTGATAGTTACTGGAAATATCTACATGATCCACGATCCTTCATTAAAAGTTTCATTGTGAGTCAAGTTCAAAAATATTACTCAGGTGAAGGaagtgaaaaaatgaagtcaagttTGAAACAAAATTTAGATGACATCAAGGAAATCATCCGCTCAGCCATTTATGATTCCATAGAAATTGCTAAAGATAAAAACAGCAATGAGACCGCATCAGAGTGGTTGAATTTGTTCTGTGATAGTCTAGGGAGTGACTTCGCCTTTCCAAGAAAAGACCTGATAAGCATTGAACACCAAGAGATAAAAGATCTTGCTTTTCTCAAAGATGCCATGAGTGGTGCTTTGGATCCCGCAATGGAGGACGTGGAACAAAAATGCTTAAGTACTAATAAGGAGAATGTGCTGTCTGAAATCAGTGACATTCTTTCTGAACTTCTCTGTGGCTGCTGGGAACAGTGTCCCTTCTGTGGAGCAATTTGTACGAACACAATCCCTACACATGATGGAGACCACAGTGCTCCCTTCCATCGTCCAGAGGCTCTCACTGGGCGGAGATGGCATGAAACAGACCACTTTTCCATTTACTTCTGTACTACATCAGTAGCAAGTGACTGTTACTTTTATGTGGATGATAAAAGAGAATTTCCATATAAGTCCTATCGAGATGCAGGAGGGGTTTATGCCACATGGAGCATCACTCCAGACTCGTCCACCCAGCCACACTGGAAATGGTTTGTCTGTCACTTCAGATCTAAGCTAGAAGAAAAATACAAGTTAAAATTTGAAGGTTTGGGCCAAATTCCTGATACATGGCACAGCATCACAAAACAGAATGTGCTTGATGATTTGAGAAAACAATAA